One segment of Phragmites australis chromosome 13, lpPhrAust1.1, whole genome shotgun sequence DNA contains the following:
- the LOC133888708 gene encoding dehydrin Rab18-like, with protein MADEYGRSGYGRSGAGDDYDSGYNKSGGADEYGRGEGGYNKSSTDEYGSGYNKSSGDDYGRSGGDGYDRSGTGEYGRGGGGGYNKSGTDDYDSGYNRSGTDDYDRSGGGYKKSSGDDAYGSGAGYNKSGGADDEYGSSRDESEKYKKEAKEHKHKEHLGEMGAVAAGAFALYERHEAKKDPEHAQRHKIEEGVAAVAALGGGGFAFHEHHDKKEAKDAAKDAEEEASGRGEGKKKHHFFG; from the exons ATGGCTGACGAGTACGGCCGCAGCGGCTACGGCAGGTCCGGCGCCGGCGATGACTACGACAGCGGCTACAACAAGTCCGGAGGCGCCGACGAGTACGGCCGCGGAGAAGGTGGCTACAACAAGTCAAGCACCGACGAATACGGCAGCGGGTACAACAAGTCCAGCGGCGACGACTACGGCCGCAGCGGCGGCGATGGGTACGACAGGTCCGGCACTGGCGAgtacggccgcggcggcggcggcgggtacAACAAGTCCGGCACGGACGACTACGACAGCGGCTACAACAGGTCTGGTACCGACGACTACGACCGCAGCGGTGGCGGGTACAAGAAGTCCTCCGGCGACGACGCGTACGGCAGCGGCGCCGGGTACAACAAGTCTGGAGGCGCCGACGACGAGTACGGCTCCTCCCGCGACGAGTCGGAGAAGTACAAGAAGGAGGCTAAGGAGCACAAGCACAAGGAGCACCTCGGCGAGATgggcgccgtcgccgccggcgccttCGCCCTG TACGAGAGGCACGAGGCGAAGAAGGACCCGGAGCACGCGCAGCGGCACAAGATCGAGGAGggcgtggcggcggtggcggccctgGGTGGCGGCGGGTTCGCGTTCCACGAGCACCACGACAAGAAGGAGGCCAAGGACGCCGCGaaggacgccgaggaggaggcgtcCGGCCGCGGCGAGGGGAAGAAGAAGCACCACTTCTTCGGCTGA